GCCCGTGAGATGCTCGCCGGCGCCGGCAGGGACGACGTCGACCCGGCCGACCGGCTCGCCGACGGCTCGGCGATGGACGCCTGGCGGGCGATGGTCTCCGCGCAGGGCGGCGACCCGGACGCCGACCTGCCGACCGCCCGCCACACCCACGTCGTCACCGCGCCGTCCGAGGGGGTCGTGACCCGGCTCGACGCCATGGCGGTCGGGATGGCCGCCTGGCGGCTCGGGGCGGGTCGCGCCGCCCAGGGCGAGCCCGTCCAGGCCGGGGCCGGGGTCGAGATCCACGCCCGACCGGGCGACCGGGTCGCGGCGGGTGCCCCGGTGCTGACGCTGCACACCGACGAGGAGGACCGCTTCGCCCGGGCGCTGGAGTCCCTCGAGGGTGGCTGGGACCGGGGGGACACCGCCCCGGACGGGGTCCCCCTGGTCCTCGACCGCATCGGCTGACCGGTCCCGAGGCTCGGACCTCCCCCTCGCGCCTCGACCAGCGGTAGGTTCGGGGTCATCGGACGTCGTACCCCAGGAGGCCGGCAGATGCGCGTGTTCAAGGACCTCGACGAAGTCGCCGCCTCGGTCGGCGAGACGATCGGCCCCACCGGCTGGATCCCGATCTCCCAGCGGCGGGTCAACGCCTTCGCCGACGCCACGGACGACCACCAGTGGATCCACGTCGACCGGGAGCGGGCGGCGGAGAGCCAGTTCGGCGGGACGATCGCCCACGGCTACCTGACCCTCTCGCTGCTGCCGATGATCGCCTCGAAGCTGTTCGTCATCGAGCACCGCGGGGCCAAGCTCAACTACGGCGTCAACAAGGTGCGGTTCCCCGCCCCGGTCCTGGTCGACTCCAAGATCCGGGGCTCGGTGACGGTCTCCTCCGTGGAGGACCTGTCGATCGGCAAGCGGCTGGTCCTCGACTACGTGGTCGAGGCGGAGGGCCAGGACAAGCCGGCGATGGTCGCCCAGTCGGTCGTGGTCGTGCTCGACGAAGAGAGGCCTGACGCCTGACGTCACCACCGACGCAACCACCGGTCCGCCCCACAGGACGTCATTGCAGAGTCTCCCTCCATACCGTACGGTATGGAGGCGATCTCGCCAGCAGAACGACCGGGTGCGCCCCGGTCCCGACGGGCACACGGGGGCAGGGATGTCGACGATGGGCGCACGGAGCGTGTCCGTGCTGGAGTCCTTCGGCGACTTCTTCGCGTTCGTCGGCGCCGTGGTCCGCAAGCTGCCGAGGCGGCCGTTGAACACCGCCGAGGCCACCCGTCAGGCCTGGATCATCATGCGGGTCATCATCGTCCCGACCGGCCTGGTCTCGATCCCGCTCGGCGCCGTCGTCGCGCTCCAGATCGGCAGCCTCACCCAGCAGCTCGGAGCGCAGAGCTTCGCCGGGGCCGCCTCCGTCGTCGCGATCGTCCGTGAGGGCGCGCCGCTGGCCACCTCGCTGCTCCTCGCGGGGGCGAGCGGCTCGGCGATCTGCGCCGACTTCGGCGCCCGGGTGATCCGCGAGGAGGTCGACGCGCTCCGGGTGCTCGGCATCGACGTCGAGCACCGGCTGATCGTGCCGCGCGTGGTCGCGGCGATCTTCGTCGGCGGCGTGGTCACGGGCCTGGTGATGGGGGTCGGCATCGCGGGGGGCTACGTCTTCAACGTCGTGCTGCAGGGCGGCACGAGCGGGGTCTACGTGCAGTCGTTCAGCTCGCTCGCGGCGGTCGCCGACGTCTCGGTCTCCCTGCTCAAGGGGATGGTCTTCGGCGGGATCGCCGCGGTCGTCGGCGCGTTCAAGGGCCTGCACGTCAAGGGCGGCCCGAAGGGCGTCGGGCAGGCGGTCAACGAGTCGGTCGTGCTCACCTTCCTGTTCCTGTTCACGCTCAACTACCTCATCACCACCGTCTACTTCCAGGTCGTCCCGCAGGGGGCGCGATGAGCTGGCTGAGCTCGACCACCGAGCGCCTGGAGCTGATGGGTCACCAGGTCCGGTTCTACGGCCGGGCGGTCGCGGCGACCCCGCGCACGCTGCGGCACTACCGCCGCGAGGTGTGGAACGTCCTCGCCGACGCGACCTTCGGCACCGGCGCGCTGGCGATCGTCGGCGGCACGGTCGGGGTGATGGTCGCGCTGTCCTACGCCGTCGGCGCCGAGGTCGGCCTGCAGAGCCACGCCTCGCTGGACCAGATCGGCGCGGGCAACTTCACCGCGTTCCTCTCGGCGTACTTCAACACCCGTGAGTCCGCGCCGCTGATCGCCGGCGTCGCCCTGGCCGCGACCATCGGCTGCGGCTTCACCGCCCAGCTCGGCGCGATGCGGATCAGCGAGGAGGTCGACGCCCTCGAGGTGATGGCGATCCCGTCGGTGCCGTTCCTGGTCACCACGCGGATGATCGCGGCGGTGATCGCGGTCGTGCCGCTCTACGCCATCGGGATCTTCGCCTCCTACCTCGCCACCCGCATGGTCACCACGCTCAGCTACGGCCAGTCTCCGGGCACCTACGACCACTACTTCCTGCAGTACCTCGCGCCCGTCGACGTCCTCTGGTCCTTCGGCAAGGTGCTGGTCTTCGCGGCCGTGATCATCCTGGTGCACTGCTACCACGGCTTCCACGCCAAGGGCGGGCCCGCCGGCGTGGGCCTCGCGGTCGGCCGCGCGATCCAGACCTCGATCGTCGCCCTGGTCGTCATGGACTTCTTCATGTCGTTCGCGATCTGGGGGTCGACGACGACGGTGAGGATCACCGGATGAGGCACGCCTACCCGCCCGAGACCCCGGCGGAGGCACGGGCCCTGCGCGTCACCGGGGTGGCCTGGCTGGTGGTCCTCGCGCTCCTGGTCGCGCTGTCGGTGGCGACCTACGCCAAGGCCTTCGACGGCCACGTGACGGTCGCGGTCGACGCCCCGCGCACCGGCCTGCAGCTCAACGTCGGCGGCGACGTGCGCATGAACGGCGCGATCGTGGGCCGCATCTCCGACGTGGCGGCGACCGACAAGGGCGCACGCGTCGAGCTGCAGCTCCAGGGCGACAAGGCCGACCGCATCCCACGGACGGCGACCGCCACGATCCTGCCCACCACCCTGTTCGGCCAGAAGTACGTCGAGCTCCGGTCCTCGGCGGACCCCGCCGACCGTGGCCACGTGGTCGACGGGACCGTGCTGCGGGCCGCCCGCGACAGCGCGTCGGTCGAGCTCACCCAGGTGCTCGACGACCTGCAGCCGCTGCTGACCGCCGTACGCCCCGCGGAGCTGGCGACGCTGCTGCACGAGACCGCGGCCGGCCTCGACGGGCAGGGCGCGACCCTGGCGCGGCTGATCGACGAGGGCGGGCTCTACCTCGGCGAGCTCAACGAGGAGCGACCGCAGCTGGTGCGCGACCTGCGGCTGCTCGACGAGGTGTCGGGGCAGTACGCCCGCAACGTGCCGGCGTTCCTCGGGGTCCTCGACCAGACCACGCGCACCCTGACGGCGGTGACCCGCGGCGCCGAGCTGGCCCGGGCGCTGCGCGAGGTCTCCGGTGCCGCGGACGCCGGCACCGCGCTGATGGCCGCCTCCCGGCGCAACGCCGCGCGGGCAGCCGCCCTGTCGCGGCCGACGCTGGAGCTGCTGGCGGAGTACTCACCGGAGTTCCCCTGCCTGGTCTCCGGGTTCCTCGGCGTCCGGGACAGCTCGGCCGCCCAGGTCAAGGGCGGCTCGGTCGAGGGCTACTTCACCGCCGGCCAGCAGGTCCGCGGCTACCGGCCGAGCGACCGGCTGAGGATGGGCGACCTCGGCACCGGTCCCGCCTGCCGCGGCCTGCCGCACCCGAAGGTCCCCTACCCGGCGGTCGACGTCGACGACGGCGTCTCGCCCGAGATCGACCGGTCACGCAACCCCGACACCGGGGGAGCGCGGTGAGCAGCGTCGGCCCCGGCACCCGCGCCTCGGCGGTGCGCGTGGCCCTGACGACAGTGCTCTCGGTGGCCACCGTGCTCGTGCTGGTCGCCACGATCCGCCCGCTGCGGCTGGGTGGCGGCGACGAGACCTTCACCGCGCTGTTCACCTCGGCCAGCCGGATCCGCCCCGGCGCACCGGTGATGGTCGGCGGGGTCCGGGTGGGCCGCGTCGACGAGGTCTCGCTCGACCGCGACGCCACCGCGCGTGTGTCGTTCCAGGTCGAGAAGGACGTCGACGTGACCACCCGCACGCGCGCGGCGATCCGCTACCTCGACCTCGTGGGCGGGCGCTACCTCGCGCTCACCGACCCCGCCAGGGACGGTGCCGCTCCGTCGGCCGCGCAGGACCCGGACCACCCCATCCCGACCACGCGCACCGAGCCCGCGCTCGACCTCAACGCGCTGCTCAACGGCTTCAAGCCGCTCTTCTCGGCCCTCGACCCCCGGGACGTCAACGCCCTCGCCGGCGACATCATCCGGACCTTCCAGGGCGAGGGGATGACGGTGCGCGAGCTGATCGCGCGCACCGGGTCGCTGACCTCGGGGCTCGCCGACCGCGACCGGCTGATCGGCTCGCTTCTCGACAGCCTGGGCACGACGGTCAGCACGGTCGCCAGGCGTCACGACCAGCTCGAGCAGCTGATCGACGACGTCGCGTCGTTCGCGGTCGGCCTCGCCTCGGACCGCCGGTCGATCAGCGCCGCGCTCCAGCACCTCGAGGTGATGACGCGGCTCTCGGCCGACCTGCTGCACGACGCCCGGCCGTCGCTGAAGGAGGACATCGCCCAGCTGCGGGCCGTCGCGCGTCTGCTGGGGACCGGCACCGGGCGTGGCCAGGTCGCCCACGCCCTGGACCACCTGCCCCGCAAGCTCGAGCGGCTGGCCCGCACCGCGTCGTACGGCTCGTGGTTCAACTACTACGTCTGCTCGGTGAAGTTCCGCGTCGACAGCGGGACACCGATCGCGCCCGAGGTGCGCGACCTGCTCAACCGCCTGAGCCTCAACGACTCGGCGAAGAGGTGTGACCCGTGAGCGGGGCGCTGACTCCTCGTGCGCGGGTGGGCCTCTACGGCTCGGTCGCCCTGGTGCTTCTGGTCCTGCTGACCCAGCGTCTCGACGCGCTCGCGCAGGTGCTGCGCGGCGGCGACCACGTGACGGCGTACTTCACCGACTCCACGGGCCTCTCGCCCGGCGACCGGGTCGAGGTCTCGGGCATCGCGGTCGGACGCGTGACGTCGGTCGACATCGACGGCCCGCGCATCCGCGTCGAGGCGCGCGTGGACGACCCGGTGCGGCTGGGCGACCGCACGACGGCCGCGATCAAGGTCGGCAACCTGCTCGGCAGCAAGTACCTCGAGCTCGAGCCAGCCGGCCAGGGCACGCTGGCCGGCGCGATCCCGACCAGCCGCACCACGCCGGCGTACGACGTCGTGCAGGCGGTCAGCGACCTGTCCGACACGGTCGAGGAGATCGACACCCGGCAGCTCGCGCAGGCGCTCGACACCGTGGCCTCGACCTTCCGCGGCGCGGGCCCCGACGTGCGCCGCGCGGTCTCCGGGGTCTCGCGCCTGAGCCGCGTGGTGGCCTCGCGCGACGAGGAGCTGCGGTCGCTGCTCAGCGGCACCGAGACGGTCGTGGCCTCCCTCGACGACAGCAAGGAGTCGCTGTCCCGCTTCGTGCGGGCCGCCTCCCTGCTGATGGCGGAGGTCGACCGACAGCGCGACACGATCAGCCGCCTGATCGACAACAGCCTGGCGCTCTCGCGCGAGGTGCGCGGCCTGGTCCGGGACAACGAGGAGCAGATCCGGCCGGCGCTGGCCAACATCACCCGGGTCGTCGACCTGCTGCGTGGGCGCCAGGCGAAGCTCGCGCAGACGGTGCACAACCTCGCGACCTTCGCGCGGGTCTTCGTCGACACGATCGGCAGCGGGCCGTGGTTCGACTCCTACCTCGCCAACGTGCCCGACCAGGTCTCGACGACGGGGCCCGAGCGATGAGCCGCCGCCTGCTCGTCCTCGTCGTGGCCCTGGCGGTGGTGCTGGGCGGCGCGGCGCTGCTCACCACGCGTGACGGCACGCGCCGGGTCAGCGCGGTGCTGCCGTCCGCGGTCAGCCTCTTCCCGGGCTCGGACGTGAAGATCATGGGCGTCCGCGTCGGCAAGGTCGTCTCGGTGACCCCGCGCCCCGACGACGTGCTCGTCGAGATGGAGTACGACGACCAGTACTCCCTGCCCGCCGACGCCCAGGCGATCGTCATCTCCCCGTCGGTGATCGGCGACCGCTACGTCCAGCTCACGCCGGCGTACGTCGACGGGCCGCGCCTGGCGGCCGGCGCCACGATCCCGCGCAGCCGCACGGCCGTGCCCGTCGAGCTGGACGACATGGTGGCCTCGACGACCCGCCTGGCCGACGCGCTGGGCCCGCAGGGCGCCAACCGCGGCGGCGCGGTCTCGCGCCTGCTCGACGTGGCAGCGTCCAACCTGACCGGCCTCGGCGCCCAGGTCAACGCCTCGCTGCGCGACGTCAGCGCCGCCAGCGACACGTTCGCCGAGGCGGCACCAGGCCTGCGCCGCACCGTCCGGAGCGGCGCGGGCCTGACCGGCGCGCTCGCGGAGTACGACGCCGCCGTGCGCTCGTTCGACACCCACCTGTCGCGCGTCGCCCGCAACCTCGCCGCGGACCGGGGCGACCTGTCCCAGCTGCTCGCGAGCCTCGCCCGGTCGCTCGGCGAGGTGGCGGTCTTCGTCCGCGACAACCGTGCCTCGCTGCGGCACGACGTCGACGGGCTGCGGTCGGTGACCGGCAAGCTCCGTGCGGAGCGCAAGGCGCTGGTGCAGGTGACCGACCTGGTGCCGCTGGGCTTCACCAACCTGATCGAGACCTACGACGCCAGGACCAAGGCGGTGCGCACGCGCGCGAACTTCGGGGAGATCGCCCAGGCGGCCGACAAGGTGGTCTGCTTCGAGCTGGAGAAGCAGCTGGGGCCGTCGATCAAGGACTCCTGCGCGGTCGTCTCCGCCCTCGTCGGCGGGCTGCCGCTGCCGGGGACCGGCTCCGGGGGTGGCCCCGGTGGTGGGGGGAGCGGCGGCGTGCCAGGGCTGCCCGGCGTGCCCCCGTTGCCGGCGGGCGGCCCGTCGTCGGGCGACCCCCTGGGCGACCTGCTGGGCGTGCCCACGCTGCGGGCCATGGAGGTGGCGCGATGAGACGCCTCGCCGCACTCCTCGCCGGGTGTCTGCTGCTCACCGGCTGCGACTTCGCCGGCCTCCAGGACATGTCGCTGCCGGGTGGGCCCGACCTCGGCAGCAGCCCCTACGAGGTCACCGCCGAGTTCGAGGACGTGCTCGGCCTGGCCGCGCACTCGGCGGTCAAGCTCGACGGCGTGACGGTCGGCGAGGTCGAGGAGATCCGCCGCCGGGGCTGGCACGCCGAGGTGACCCTGCGGCTGCCCGCCGACGTCCGGCTGTCCCGCACGGCGACCGCACGCGTCCAGCAGACCAGCCTGCTGGGCGAGAAGTTCGTCTCCCTCGAGCCCGGGTCCGGCAGTGGCCGGCTGGCCGACGGCGACCGCATCGGGCTGCGCTCCACCAGCCGCGGCGTCGAGGTCGAGGAGGTCCTCGGCGCCACCTCGATGCTGCTCAACGGCGGCGGCCTCGACCAGGTGCGCACGATCTCCACCGAGCTGCAGACCGCCCTGGCGAACGGCACCGACACCCGCCGCTTCCTGCGCGAGCTGACCACGTTCATCACCACCGTCGACCAGCAGCGCGAGCGCATCGTGTCGATCATGGCGAACCTCGATCGCCTGGCCCGCTCGGTCAACCGGGACCCGCAGGTGGTCGACCGGGCGCTGCGCGACCTCGCCCCGGCGCTGCGCGTGCTCACCGCGCAGCGCAAGCCGCTGGTCCGGATGCTCGACCGGCTCGGCCGCTTCTCCCAGGTCACCACGCGCGTCGTGCGCGAGTCCGGCCGCGACCTGGTCGCCGACCTGCGGGCGCTGCAGCCGGTCCTCACCCAGCTGCGCCGGTCCGGCAAGCAGCTGCCCGAGTCGGTGGAGGCGATCCTGTCCTTCCCGTTCCCCGACGAGGTCCTCCACGCGGCCAGGGGCGACTACGTCAACCTCGCGGTCGAGATGGACCTCACGCCCTTCACGTTCCTCGGCAACGCGACCGGCGCCGACCTGGGCGGCTCGCTCGGCCTGCGGGCCGTCGTACCCCAGGACGCGGAGCGGCCCAGGGGGAGCCGATGACGGCCTCGGTGCGGCTCCGGCTGCTGGTCTTCGCGCTCGTGGGCGGCCTCGCGGTCGTCGTGGCCGGCGTCCGCTACGCCGGGCTGTGGAGCCTGGTCAGCGCGCCGACCTACTCCGTGCGCGTCGACCTGCCGCAGTCCGGCGGCATCTTCGACCGCGCGGAGGTGACCTACCGCGGCGTGACCGTCGGGCGCGTCGACGACGTCGACTTCCGCCGCGACGGCGTCGTCGTCACCCTCGACATCGACCGTCGCTGGAGGATCCCCCAGGACGTGCGGGCCGAGGTGCACAACCGCTCCGCGGTGGGGGAGCAGTACGTCGACCTGGTGCCCCGGGCGTCCTCCGGCCCGTCCCTGCACGACGGGGACGTGATCGCCGCGGCCGCGACGAGCGTGCCCGTGACCACCGCCGAGCTGCTGCTGTCGCTCGACCGGTTCGTCGACTCGGTCCCGCAGGCGGCGCTGCGCACCACCGTCGACGAGCTCTCCCGGGCCTTCGAGGGCACGGGCGACGACTTCCGGAGGTTCGTCGCCAACGCCCGCACCATCCTGGTCGAGGCGCAGCGGTCGCTGCCCGCCACCCGCGCCCTGCTGCGTGACGGCGGCACGGTGCTCCAGACCCAGTCCGACCAGGCAGTGGTGATCGCCTCCGCGCTGCGCAACCTCGACGCCCTCACGCTCGTGCTCTCCGACCGCACCGGCGACCTGCGCACGATCCTGCGCGATGCGGTGCCCGCCGCCCGGCAGCTGCGGGCGATGTTCACCGGCCTCACCCCGGTGCTCCCGCCGCTCCTGGGCAACATCGCCGCCCTCGCCTCGGTCACCACCGACCGCATCGCCGGGCTCGAGGAGGGGCTGGTCACGATCCCCTACGCCCTGGCCAGCGCGATCACCCCCGGCCGCGGGGAACGGGCCCACTTCGCCTTCGAGGGGACCCAGGACCCCAAGGCCTGCGAGCGCGGCTACACCCCTCCGCGCCGGTGGCGCTCGCCGCACGACACGTCGTACGCGCCGATGGACGACCGGTTCGGCTGCACCCAGCGCGGCACCACCCTGCCCCGCGGCTCCAGCTCCGAGCTCGACCGCGACCCCGAGGGCCGGCACACCCGCAGCTCGCCCTGACCTGTCCGCGGACCGCGCCCACCGGTTGACCCTCCCGGGCCCCGCCGCGACGATGAGGCGATGAGCCTCTCGGACCGCACGCCCGTCCACATCGACCTCGTCCGCCGCATCGAGGGAGCCCAGGGCCTCGACCCTGCTGTCCACGCGATCGCGCCCGTCGTCCGGCAGGCGTTCGGTGTGGGCAGGCGCGGGGAGGTGCTGCGCGGCGACTGGCTGGGCCACGCCCTGCACCCGCTGCTGACCGACCTGGTGATCGGCTCGTGGACCTCGGCCACCCTCCTCGACCTGGTCGGCGGTCGCGAGTCCGGCAAGGCCGCGCAGCGCCTGGTCGGGATCGGTCTGCTCGCCTTCGCGCCGACCGCGTGGAGCGGCTGGGCCGAGTGGTCCGAGGCCGGCCCCCGGGAGCAGCGCGTCGGGCTGGTGCACGTCGGCACCAACGCCGCCGCGGCCGGGGTCTACCTCGCCTCGTGGAAGGCGCGTCGCAGGGGCGAGCGGGTCAGGGGTGCCGCGCTCGCGCTCGCGGGTGCCGCGGTGTCGGGGTCGGCTGCCTACCTCGGCGGTCACCTCGCCCTCGCGCGCAAGGTCGGCACGCACGACCCCGTGTTCGACGACGCCGTGACCTCCTAGCGTGGTCCCCACCCCTGACCGGCTGCGCATCCTCCTGGTGACCTCGGTCGAGGAACTCGGCCTCGACGAGGAGACCCCGCTCCTGGCCGACGCCCTGCGACGACGAGGCGCAGAGGTCGCGATCGTGCCCTGGGGCCCGGGGACCGACTGGGCAGCCGCCGATCTGGTCGTCGTACGCACGCCGTGGGACTACACGCCTCGCCGGGAGGAGTTCCTGGCGTGGGCCGGGTCCGTCCCCGCACCGTTGGCCAACCCGGCGCACGTCCTGCGGTGGAACACGCACAAGGGCTACCTCGTCGAGCTGGCCGCGGCCGGGGTGCCGGTCGTGCCGACCCGGCTTGTGACCGCCGGCAGCCCGACTCCCGACGCGCAGTGGTTCGCCCGGGCGGGCGACGAGGTCGTGGTGAAGCCGGCGGTCTCGGTCGGGGCGATCGGCGCGATGCGGGCGGCGTACGACGACCCGGCGCTGGTCTCCCACGTCGCCGACCTGCTGACCGGCCAGGACGTGCTCGCCCAGCCGTTCCTGGGCTCGGTCACCGACCGCGGCGAGACCTCGGTGCTGTTCGCCCGCGACCGGGTCAGCCACGCGGTGCGCAAGGTGCCGGCGGCAGGGGACTACCGCGTCCACGAGGAGTACGGCGGCGTGAACACCGTCGTCGAGCCCGACCCGGCCGAGCTCGAGGTCGCCCGGGCGGCGCTGGCCGCGTGCCCGGGACCGAGGCTCTACGCCCGCGTCGACCTGGTGCAGGGCGACGACGGGCCGCTCGTGATGGAGGTCGAGCTCACCGAGCCGGCGCTCTACCTCGTCGAGCACCCGCCCGCCGCCGACACGTTCGCCGAGGCGGTGCTGGGGTGGCGCTGAGAGCGGCCGCCGTCGTCGCGGCGGTCCTCGCCCTGGCCGGCTGCGGCGACGACGACCTCACGACCGCGGACCGTCCGTCCCCGCATCCCCGGCCCAGCACGGCGGGCTACTGCGACGACCTGCCAGGCGTCAGCGGCGACCCCGGCGTCCTCCTGGGCACGGACTGGTCGGGGGAGGACCACGACGTCGGTGACCCGGTCGTCGTGCTCGCCTGCGCCGCGACCAACGAGCAGGGCACGTTGTCCCTCGAGGCCGACGGGACCGGCATCACGATCACCCCGGACCGGGTCCCTCTCGAGGACCTGCGCGACGGGATGGCCGAGTTTCGCGTGACGGTCGAGCGGGGTGCCCACGGCACGCTGGCCGTGCGCGAGGAGAGCCGGGCGATCAGCGGCACCATGCCCGGGCCCCGGGTCGTCACCGACGACGAGGGCTGGCACCTCGAGCGGCCGGCCGGCTGAAGGTGCACGCCCAGGTCTTGGAAGGCGCCCCCGCCGCTCAAGTGAGCCGGCCGCGAGGCCGGCTCACTTGAGCGCCACCATCTCGTGCATCGTGCGGCCGGTCTCCTTGAGCACCTCGTCCTCGAGCCGCACGGTCAGGTCGAAGTCCGACTCGAAGCGGAAGTAGCCCGGCCGGCCGAGCAGCTTGTTGACCAGCGGCTTGACCGCACGGGACCGGACCACCGGCACCATCTCGAGGAAGTCGTTGGCGTGCACGATCCGCTGCACGGCGAAGGTCAGGTCGACCTCGTCGGACTGCAGCGACAGCGTCGAGGGGTAGTCGCGGTTGGCGACCTCGTTGAAGACCCGCGGCCCCTCGAGCGAGGTCACCTCGCCCGTGCTCACCACGATCTCCGAGCCGCGGGCCACCATCAGCGGCATCGAGGCGTGCGCGCCGTACTTCGGCGTGGTGTGCACGTTGGCGTAGATGACCGTGAGGTCGTCGGTGTAGAGCCGGCCCCAGTACCAGTGGTCGATGATCCGCTTCATGTCGCCCACGCCCCAGTTGTGGTCGTGGTAGCCGATGCCGTCGGCCTGGATCGTCTCGCCGTGGATCGTCACGGTGCCGCTCACCCGCGCGCGCGGCGCCCCGACGCACCACGCGAAGTAGTCGCGGTCGCCGTACGTCGTGCGGCCGCCGCCGGGCATCCAGGTCGGCACCTCGCTGTCGAAGGTGAGGTCGAAGGTGATGCCGTCCTCGTCGAGGTGCAGGCGGTGCACCGGCAGGCGCCCCTCGGGGAACTCCGCGCGAGCCCAGTTGTGACCCACGCGCACGTCGCACTGCTCGCGCGAGGCGCTGGCGTCGGAGTCGGCGTAGTGCTTGACCACCTCCAGGCGCGTGCCGTCGGGGCGGTAGACGTGCAGCTCGACGCCGGGCTTGCGCTGGATCAGCTCGCGGGTCTGGATGAAGCCCACCACGATGTGGCCGTCGGACAGGCGCGCGTCGAAGTACCAGTGCTCGAAGGCCAGCTTGTGGTCGTCCAGGTGGGCCGCGTTGCCCTCGGGGCCGACGGGCGCGACGACGGCGTCACGGCGACCGGGGCCGGTCCAGGTCTCGACGATGTCCATAGTTCTCCTCGAATAATTGT
This genomic window from Nocardioides marmoribigeumensis contains:
- a CDS encoding MaoC family dehydratase, which produces MRVFKDLDEVAASVGETIGPTGWIPISQRRVNAFADATDDHQWIHVDRERAAESQFGGTIAHGYLTLSLLPMIASKLFVIEHRGAKLNYGVNKVRFPAPVLVDSKIRGSVTVSSVEDLSIGKRLVLDYVVEAEGQDKPAMVAQSVVVVLDEERPDA
- a CDS encoding MlaE family ABC transporter permease, with amino-acid sequence MGARSVSVLESFGDFFAFVGAVVRKLPRRPLNTAEATRQAWIIMRVIIVPTGLVSIPLGAVVALQIGSLTQQLGAQSFAGAASVVAIVREGAPLATSLLLAGASGSAICADFGARVIREEVDALRVLGIDVEHRLIVPRVVAAIFVGGVVTGLVMGVGIAGGYVFNVVLQGGTSGVYVQSFSSLAAVADVSVSLLKGMVFGGIAAVVGAFKGLHVKGGPKGVGQAVNESVVLTFLFLFTLNYLITTVYFQVVPQGAR
- a CDS encoding MlaE family ABC transporter permease, with the translated sequence MSWLSSTTERLELMGHQVRFYGRAVAATPRTLRHYRREVWNVLADATFGTGALAIVGGTVGVMVALSYAVGAEVGLQSHASLDQIGAGNFTAFLSAYFNTRESAPLIAGVALAATIGCGFTAQLGAMRISEEVDALEVMAIPSVPFLVTTRMIAAVIAVVPLYAIGIFASYLATRMVTTLSYGQSPGTYDHYFLQYLAPVDVLWSFGKVLVFAAVIILVHCYHGFHAKGGPAGVGLAVGRAIQTSIVALVVMDFFMSFAIWGSTTTVRITG
- a CDS encoding MCE family protein — encoded protein: MRHAYPPETPAEARALRVTGVAWLVVLALLVALSVATYAKAFDGHVTVAVDAPRTGLQLNVGGDVRMNGAIVGRISDVAATDKGARVELQLQGDKADRIPRTATATILPTTLFGQKYVELRSSADPADRGHVVDGTVLRAARDSASVELTQVLDDLQPLLTAVRPAELATLLHETAAGLDGQGATLARLIDEGGLYLGELNEERPQLVRDLRLLDEVSGQYARNVPAFLGVLDQTTRTLTAVTRGAELARALREVSGAADAGTALMAASRRNAARAAALSRPTLELLAEYSPEFPCLVSGFLGVRDSSAAQVKGGSVEGYFTAGQQVRGYRPSDRLRMGDLGTGPACRGLPHPKVPYPAVDVDDGVSPEIDRSRNPDTGGAR
- a CDS encoding MCE family protein; this translates as MSSVGPGTRASAVRVALTTVLSVATVLVLVATIRPLRLGGGDETFTALFTSASRIRPGAPVMVGGVRVGRVDEVSLDRDATARVSFQVEKDVDVTTRTRAAIRYLDLVGGRYLALTDPARDGAAPSAAQDPDHPIPTTRTEPALDLNALLNGFKPLFSALDPRDVNALAGDIIRTFQGEGMTVRELIARTGSLTSGLADRDRLIGSLLDSLGTTVSTVARRHDQLEQLIDDVASFAVGLASDRRSISAALQHLEVMTRLSADLLHDARPSLKEDIAQLRAVARLLGTGTGRGQVAHALDHLPRKLERLARTASYGSWFNYYVCSVKFRVDSGTPIAPEVRDLLNRLSLNDSAKRCDP
- a CDS encoding MCE family protein, with the protein product MSGALTPRARVGLYGSVALVLLVLLTQRLDALAQVLRGGDHVTAYFTDSTGLSPGDRVEVSGIAVGRVTSVDIDGPRIRVEARVDDPVRLGDRTTAAIKVGNLLGSKYLELEPAGQGTLAGAIPTSRTTPAYDVVQAVSDLSDTVEEIDTRQLAQALDTVASTFRGAGPDVRRAVSGVSRLSRVVASRDEELRSLLSGTETVVASLDDSKESLSRFVRAASLLMAEVDRQRDTISRLIDNSLALSREVRGLVRDNEEQIRPALANITRVVDLLRGRQAKLAQTVHNLATFARVFVDTIGSGPWFDSYLANVPDQVSTTGPER
- a CDS encoding MCE family protein, with the translated sequence MSRRLLVLVVALAVVLGGAALLTTRDGTRRVSAVLPSAVSLFPGSDVKIMGVRVGKVVSVTPRPDDVLVEMEYDDQYSLPADAQAIVISPSVIGDRYVQLTPAYVDGPRLAAGATIPRSRTAVPVELDDMVASTTRLADALGPQGANRGGAVSRLLDVAASNLTGLGAQVNASLRDVSAASDTFAEAAPGLRRTVRSGAGLTGALAEYDAAVRSFDTHLSRVARNLAADRGDLSQLLASLARSLGEVAVFVRDNRASLRHDVDGLRSVTGKLRAERKALVQVTDLVPLGFTNLIETYDARTKAVRTRANFGEIAQAADKVVCFELEKQLGPSIKDSCAVVSALVGGLPLPGTGSGGGPGGGGSGGVPGLPGVPPLPAGGPSSGDPLGDLLGVPTLRAMEVAR
- a CDS encoding MCE family protein, with product MRRLAALLAGCLLLTGCDFAGLQDMSLPGGPDLGSSPYEVTAEFEDVLGLAAHSAVKLDGVTVGEVEEIRRRGWHAEVTLRLPADVRLSRTATARVQQTSLLGEKFVSLEPGSGSGRLADGDRIGLRSTSRGVEVEEVLGATSMLLNGGGLDQVRTISTELQTALANGTDTRRFLRELTTFITTVDQQRERIVSIMANLDRLARSVNRDPQVVDRALRDLAPALRVLTAQRKPLVRMLDRLGRFSQVTTRVVRESGRDLVADLRALQPVLTQLRRSGKQLPESVEAILSFPFPDEVLHAARGDYVNLAVEMDLTPFTFLGNATGADLGGSLGLRAVVPQDAERPRGSR
- a CDS encoding MlaD family protein; the encoded protein is MTASVRLRLLVFALVGGLAVVVAGVRYAGLWSLVSAPTYSVRVDLPQSGGIFDRAEVTYRGVTVGRVDDVDFRRDGVVVTLDIDRRWRIPQDVRAEVHNRSAVGEQYVDLVPRASSGPSLHDGDVIAAAATSVPVTTAELLLSLDRFVDSVPQAALRTTVDELSRAFEGTGDDFRRFVANARTILVEAQRSLPATRALLRDGGTVLQTQSDQAVVIASALRNLDALTLVLSDRTGDLRTILRDAVPAARQLRAMFTGLTPVLPPLLGNIAALASVTTDRIAGLEEGLVTIPYALASAITPGRGERAHFAFEGTQDPKACERGYTPPRRWRSPHDTSYAPMDDRFGCTQRGTTLPRGSSSELDRDPEGRHTRSSP
- a CDS encoding DUF2231 domain-containing protein, encoding MSLSDRTPVHIDLVRRIEGAQGLDPAVHAIAPVVRQAFGVGRRGEVLRGDWLGHALHPLLTDLVIGSWTSATLLDLVGGRESGKAAQRLVGIGLLAFAPTAWSGWAEWSEAGPREQRVGLVHVGTNAAAAGVYLASWKARRRGERVRGAALALAGAAVSGSAAYLGGHLALARKVGTHDPVFDDAVTS